The genomic segment GTGTTGCCGATGCATTGCACGATCATCGATGCCCCCGTTCGGGACGGCGCCGGTCGAGCGGGCTGCGACATGGGGCCGGGCGCGCTGCGCGCAGCCGGACTTATCGACGCGATTTCCGGCCTCGGCCACCGTGTCGCCGACGCAGGACGGATCGAGCGGCGCCCGCTCCGCGCCATCTCTCACGGCAATACGGCGCTTAAGGCCCTGCCGGAGATCGCGGCCTGGACGGAAGCGCTGTCGGAAGCCGCCTACGCGGCGAGCGACGGCGCCATGCCCATCTTTCTCGGCGGCGACCATTCGATCTCGGCGGGAACGCTTGCCGGCCTCGCCCGGCGCGCGCAGACCGCCGGGAGACCGCTCTTCGTGCTGTGGCTCGACGCCCATCCCGACTTCCACACGCTCGAGACGACAACGAGCGGCAATCTTCACGGCATCCCGCTCGCCTATGCCGCCGGACGGCCGGGCTTTGCCGGCTATCTTCCCGACCTTCCGGCGACCGTCGATCCCGAGCGCATCTGCCTGTTCGGCATCCGCAGCGTCGACCCTGCCGAGCGCGACGCGCTTAACGCCGCCCGCGTCACCGTCCACGACATGCGCGCCATCCGCCGGCATGGCGCCGCAACGCCCATCGGCGACTTTCTCGCCCGCATCGCCCGCGAGGACGGGCTTCTCCATGTCAGCCTCGACGTGGATTTCCTCGACCCCGGGATCGCACCCGCCGTCGGGACCGCGGTGCCCGGCGGCGCGACCCTCGACGAGGCCCGTCTCGTCATGGCGCTGCTGTCGCAGGCAGGCCTCGTGACGAGCCTCGATCTCGTCGAGCTCAATCCCGTCCTCGACGGGGACGGCCGCACGGCGAGGCTGATCGTCGACCTCGTCGCAGACCTCATGGGCCGCCGCATCGAGCGCCGCCCCGCCACCGCCCGCCCCACAAGGAGTTTCTGATCATGGCCCATGCGCCTTCCGAGCTCGCCCTCGTCCCCTTCGTCAGCGTGGAGAACATGATGCGGATCGTCCATGCGGTCGGCATCGAGCGCTTTCTCGCCGAGCTTGCCGGCTATATCGAGGAGGATTTCCGGCGCTGGGAGCGCTTCGACAAGACGCCGCGCATCGCCTCCCATTCGCGCGAGGGCGTGATCGAGCTGATGCCCACCAGCGACGGCGAGGCCTATGGCTTCAAATATGTCAACGGCCATCCCAGGAACACGCGGGACGGTCGCCAGACCGTCACCGCCTTCGGCGTCATGGCCGGCGTCGACAACGGCTATCCCGTGCTCATCTCGGAAATGACCATCCTCACCGCCCTGCGCACCGCGGCGATGTCGGCGCTCGCGGCGAAGCATCTCGCGCCGCCGTCCGCGCGCACCATGGCGATCATCGGCAATGGCGCGCAGTCGGAGTTCCAGGCGCTCGCCTTCGGAGCGCTCCTCGGCATCGACCGGGTCAGGCTCCACGATATCGACCGCTCGGCCAGCGAGCGCTGCGCACGCAACCTCGCGGGCCGCGGCATCGACCTGTCGATTTGCGCCACACCGCAGGAGGCGGTGGAGGGCGCCGACATCGTCACCACCGTCACCGCCGACAAGCAATATGCGACGATTCTGACCGACAACATGGTCGGATCGGGGCTTCACATCAACGCCGTGGGCGGCGACTGCCCGGGCAAGACGGAGCTCCATCCCGATATCCTGAAGCGCTCCGGGATCTTCGTCGAATACCCCCCGCAGACGCGGATCGAGGGCGAGATCCAGCAGCTCGACCCCGACCATCCGGTCACCGAGCTGTGGCAGGTCATCGCCGGTACGGCGCCCGGACGCACGGCACGCGAGCAGATCACGCTGTTCGATTCCGTGGGCTTCGCGGTGGAGGATTTCTCCGCCCTTCGCTATGTCCGCGCGCTTCTCGAGACGGTTCCCCATTTCGACGCGCTCGACCTGCTCGCCGACCCGGACGACCCGCGTGACCTGTTCGGCATGGTGATGCGTGCCGCATCGCCCGCCCCTCGCGCCGCCAACGGAATCTGATTCAAAATCGATATAATATTGAATGGAAACCTGCATACGGCCCGATAGTTGCAGTATCAAGGAGTCAATATTTTAAGTATTTAATACAAATTTATTAGTCTTGTTTTGGTCATACTCCCTGAGTATCACCGATCATCATTACTCTGGGACATCAAATGGCGGCGGGGCGCCGGGCGATGCGGAACGAAGACAGGACCGTGACCGGTTCCGGCACGGAGGCCGTAAGGGTCGCGGTCGTCATTCCGGCCTACGGGCAGCCATCGCTGCTCTGCGAGGCGCTTCAAAGCGCTCTTGGCCAGCACACCGATTTCCGGTACGCGATCGTCGTCGTCAACGATGGCTGCCCGCACCCGGACACGCGGCGGATCTGCCTGTCGACGGCGCGCGCCAATCCCGGGCGCATCTTCTATCTGGAGAAACGCAATGGCGGGCTGAGCGCGGCCCGCAACAGCGGCATCGACTTCGCGCTCGGCGCCTTCCCCGCGCTCGAGGCGGTCTACTTCCTCGACAGCGACAACCGCATCGGGCCGCACCTCCTCCAGCGGCTGCTCGACGGGCTGCGCTCGGGCGATGCCCGCACGGGCTGGGCCTACACGGATATCGACAAGTTCGGCTTCGCCGAGTTCGGCGATACCTCAGGCCCCTATTCGCCACTCGAGCACCTGTTCCGCAACATCACGGAAGCAGGCAGCATGGCCTCGCGGCGCCTGCTCGATGCCGGCTGCCGGTTCGACACCAACATGCGCAAGGGCCTGGAAGACTGGGAATTCTGGATGCAGGGGTTGGAGAAGGGGTTTCATGGCGTCCATGTGCCCGATGCCGGCTTCCGCTACCGGCGCCGCGGCGAGAGCATGCTGGCGGCCGCCGAACGCGATCTCGCCCCGATCCTGTCCTATCTGCATGCCCGCCACCCGGCGTTGTTCACGCCCGCCGCCGTGCTCCAGACCGAGATCGCGACGAGCGCGCGCTACGCCGTCTATCACCCCGACACCGACCGGGTGAGCCTCATGGTCACGGCAGGCAGCCGCGAGATCGTCGATCGGGAGGCCTATCTGGAACGCCTGCTGCACGCCATGGAGAGGCCCGGATACGGCCGGTGCCCCGGCCATCTCGCCGTCATGGACGAGGCGCTGTTCGGCGCGCTCGCCGGGCTGCGCATGCTGACGGGCACATTGTGGATGCTGGAATGTGCCCTCAGGCGCGCGGCCCTCGTCACCGTGACATTCCGCGAGCCGGCGCCGGGCCAGCGGTTCGGCTGGACGAGCACGCGCATTCCCGTCGGCGCCGACCAGGCCTCGCCCATCACGCCGACCGGCGACGTCCATATCGTGGCGGCGGACGCCGGCGCCCTGCTCGCCAGCGTCACATCGGACCATGCCCTCCAGGGGCTTGCCGCCCAGTCGCACAAGCTTCTCCACGGCCTCTTCCTGGAGGCCGCGATAGCGGGCCTCGAAACCGCGCCGCTCGCCGACTGCGACGCGGCGGGCGCCCTCGCCGATCTCCAGCATGCCCTGCTCGACACGGCGGCCCGCCAGTACAGGAACCTGTGGAGGCAGGCCCCGCACGACCGCTACCGCGCCCGCCCCGCCTCGCCGGGCGATGTCTACCCCCACCTCTTCGGCCTGCCCTCGCTTCTGCCCTGCACCGCACAGGACAATGGGCGCCGGGCCGCCCTCGTGGTGGAAACGGGCGGAGAGCGCACTCTCGCCGCGGCCTCAAGCCTGTGCCGCAACCTCAAGAGCGAGGGCTGGACGGTGGACCTCGTCGTGCTCGGCCAGGAGATCGGCGGCCCCGCCGACGCCCTCGACGGGTTTGCGGAGATCGTCGGCCTTCCCCTCGACTGCCTCCAGCCGACGCTCGCGCCGATGGAGCGCCGGCGATATTTCGCGACCAGCGCACCGCGGCCCGGAGGATACGAGGCCGACGACACGCTTGCCACGCTCGCCAACCACCAGCTCGTCATATCGGTGGACGGCGATCTGGCGCACACCGTGATGGGGCGCCTCAGGACATTCAAGGTGAAGACCTGGGCCTATCTCGGACATGGCGACGACCGCCGCACACCAAGCGACATGGTCCATGGCTGCACCGCCTTCGAGGCCGCCTATGACGGCGTCATCGTGACGGAGGAGCGCATGTGGCATCTCTGCCGCGCGCTCGGGATTCCACACGGCAAGCTCCGCCTGCTGCCCGCGCCCGACCGGGCGGAGCCCCAGGAAACGACCAACGCAACAGACGAACCGGCCCTGATGTGATGCTGCACACCGACCGAGCGATCTTCACCGCCCTTTACGAGGCGACGCCCAAGGCGATGGTCTTCACGCCGCAACCGGGCGCGACAGTCCCCGAGCCCCATGGCGGGCGTCTGCGCTGGCTGGCCCTCCGCCCCGCGCCGGACGGCACGGCCGTCATCCACGACCCGTGCGATCCCCCGTCGGATCGGACCGGCACGTTGCCGCTCGAGATCCCGCCGGCCAATGTGTGGGCACTCTGGCTTCCGG from the Kaustia mangrovi genome contains:
- the rocF gene encoding arginase codes for the protein MHCTIIDAPVRDGAGRAGCDMGPGALRAAGLIDAISGLGHRVADAGRIERRPLRAISHGNTALKALPEIAAWTEALSEAAYAASDGAMPIFLGGDHSISAGTLAGLARRAQTAGRPLFVLWLDAHPDFHTLETTTSGNLHGIPLAYAAGRPGFAGYLPDLPATVDPERICLFGIRSVDPAERDALNAARVTVHDMRAIRRHGAATPIGDFLARIAREDGLLHVSLDVDFLDPGIAPAVGTAVPGGATLDEARLVMALLSQAGLVTSLDLVELNPVLDGDGRTARLIVDLVADLMGRRIERRPATARPTRSF
- a CDS encoding ornithine cyclodeaminase is translated as MAHAPSELALVPFVSVENMMRIVHAVGIERFLAELAGYIEEDFRRWERFDKTPRIASHSREGVIELMPTSDGEAYGFKYVNGHPRNTRDGRQTVTAFGVMAGVDNGYPVLISEMTILTALRTAAMSALAAKHLAPPSARTMAIIGNGAQSEFQALAFGALLGIDRVRLHDIDRSASERCARNLAGRGIDLSICATPQEAVEGADIVTTVTADKQYATILTDNMVGSGLHINAVGGDCPGKTELHPDILKRSGIFVEYPPQTRIEGEIQQLDPDHPVTELWQVIAGTAPGRTAREQITLFDSVGFAVEDFSALRYVRALLETVPHFDALDLLADPDDPRDLFGMVMRAASPAPRAANGI
- a CDS encoding glycosyltransferase family 2 protein, which produces MTGSGTEAVRVAVVIPAYGQPSLLCEALQSALGQHTDFRYAIVVVNDGCPHPDTRRICLSTARANPGRIFYLEKRNGGLSAARNSGIDFALGAFPALEAVYFLDSDNRIGPHLLQRLLDGLRSGDARTGWAYTDIDKFGFAEFGDTSGPYSPLEHLFRNITEAGSMASRRLLDAGCRFDTNMRKGLEDWEFWMQGLEKGFHGVHVPDAGFRYRRRGESMLAAAERDLAPILSYLHARHPALFTPAAVLQTEIATSARYAVYHPDTDRVSLMVTAGSREIVDREAYLERLLHAMERPGYGRCPGHLAVMDEALFGALAGLRMLTGTLWMLECALRRAALVTVTFREPAPGQRFGWTSTRIPVGADQASPITPTGDVHIVAADAGALLASVTSDHALQGLAAQSHKLLHGLFLEAAIAGLETAPLADCDAAGALADLQHALLDTAARQYRNLWRQAPHDRYRARPASPGDVYPHLFGLPSLLPCTAQDNGRRAALVVETGGERTLAAASSLCRNLKSEGWTVDLVVLGQEIGGPADALDGFAEIVGLPLDCLQPTLAPMERRRYFATSAPRPGGYEADDTLATLANHQLVISVDGDLAHTVMGRLRTFKVKTWAYLGHGDDRRTPSDMVHGCTAFEAAYDGVIVTEERMWHLCRALGIPHGKLRLLPAPDRAEPQETTNATDEPALM